One Nocardioides aromaticivorans genomic window carries:
- a CDS encoding sensor histidine kinase gives MDSPGQLPQRPLGRLGPLFAAIWLAFLIDPVRAAWTELPAAHAWLGLVATLTFAATYLGLWVALRTGRARLATAPPPAHRIAWTAALTGLAAVMVAALGQVGTASVVYLAVAVVMLFPYVVFVPVVLALAAAVLVTGVTVPGWEHSPWLAFSVVAASLAVFGVRSMMNRNIELIRAHEASAELAAERERTRLARDLHDILGHSLTVITIKAELAGRMLDVDVDRTRAELADLERLSRDALADVRRAVQGYRDLSLPAELARARTALEAAEIEATLPNSTDDVPTELRELFAWTVREGVTNVIRHSGARRCTVALAPTRAEVRDDGRGPMGDDVPGSGLTGLQERASAAGARLVTRRLDPGWSLVVEAR, from the coding sequence GTGGACTCCCCGGGACAGCTTCCCCAGCGCCCACTCGGGCGGCTCGGACCGTTGTTCGCCGCGATCTGGCTGGCGTTCCTGATCGACCCGGTCCGGGCGGCCTGGACCGAGCTGCCGGCCGCGCACGCCTGGCTCGGGCTGGTCGCGACGCTCACCTTCGCGGCGACCTACCTGGGCCTCTGGGTCGCCCTGCGGACGGGACGGGCCCGTCTGGCCACGGCGCCGCCGCCGGCGCACCGCATCGCCTGGACCGCGGCGCTGACCGGCCTGGCCGCGGTGATGGTGGCGGCGCTGGGGCAGGTCGGGACCGCCAGCGTGGTCTACCTCGCGGTCGCGGTCGTGATGCTCTTCCCGTACGTCGTCTTCGTACCCGTCGTGCTGGCGCTGGCCGCCGCGGTGCTGGTCACCGGGGTGACCGTGCCGGGCTGGGAGCACAGTCCGTGGCTGGCCTTCTCGGTCGTCGCCGCCTCCCTCGCCGTCTTCGGCGTGCGCTCCATGATGAACCGCAACATCGAGCTGATCCGCGCCCACGAGGCCAGTGCGGAGCTGGCCGCCGAGCGCGAGCGCACCCGCCTGGCCCGCGACCTGCACGACATCCTCGGCCACTCGCTGACCGTGATCACGATCAAGGCCGAGCTCGCGGGCCGGATGCTCGACGTCGACGTCGACCGCACCCGGGCCGAGCTCGCCGACCTCGAGCGGCTCAGCCGCGACGCCCTCGCCGACGTACGACGGGCGGTGCAGGGCTACCGCGACCTCAGCCTGCCGGCGGAGCTGGCGCGCGCCCGCACCGCGCTCGAGGCCGCCGAGATCGAGGCGACCCTGCCCAACAGCACCGACGACGTGCCGACCGAGCTGCGGGAGCTGTTCGCCTGGACCGTCCGCGAAGGAGTGACCAACGTGATCCGCCACTCCGGCGCCCGCCGCTGCACGGTGGCGCTGGCGCCGACCCGGGCCGAGGTCCGCGACGACGGACGCGGGCCGATGGGCGACGACGTGCCCGGCTCGGGCCTGACCGGCCTGCAGGAGCGGGCGTCCGCGGCGGGTGCCCGCCTCGTCACCCGCCGCCTCGACCCCGGCTGGTCGCTGGTGGTGGAGGCCCGATGA
- a CDS encoding ABC transporter permease, with product MSTTFDPAARRVPPMGGFNLTVLAIELRRMLRNRRTIIFTLVFPAAMLLAFGGQQGWDERAGSGNVAAYILASMALYGAALTAAAGGSMVALERSLGWSRQLRLTPLNPVVYILMKALVALVMGALAVASVNVVGAAQGKAEMPVHVWVGCAVVTLFCTLTFAALGVFVGYVVPGENAMQVLGPGLALLSFLGGVFIPLDDYSEMVRHIAYWTPMYGVAEIARWPLTHELPWFAVVNAVAWFAVFVAGAAWRMSKDTARV from the coding sequence ATGAGCACCACCTTCGACCCGGCCGCCCGCCGGGTGCCGCCGATGGGCGGGTTCAACCTCACCGTGCTGGCGATCGAGCTGCGCCGCATGCTGCGCAACCGCCGCACGATCATCTTCACGCTGGTCTTCCCGGCGGCGATGCTGCTCGCGTTCGGAGGCCAGCAGGGCTGGGACGAGAGGGCCGGGAGCGGCAACGTGGCGGCGTACATCCTCGCCTCCATGGCCCTCTACGGCGCCGCCCTCACCGCGGCAGCCGGTGGCTCGATGGTCGCGCTGGAGCGCTCGCTGGGCTGGTCGCGCCAGCTGCGCCTGACGCCGCTCAACCCGGTCGTCTACATCCTGATGAAGGCGCTGGTCGCCCTCGTCATGGGAGCCCTCGCGGTCGCGTCGGTGAACGTGGTCGGCGCCGCGCAGGGCAAGGCGGAGATGCCGGTGCACGTCTGGGTCGGCTGCGCCGTCGTGACGCTGTTCTGCACCCTGACCTTCGCGGCGCTCGGTGTCTTCGTCGGCTACGTCGTGCCGGGCGAGAACGCCATGCAGGTCCTCGGCCCCGGCCTGGCGCTGCTGTCCTTCCTCGGCGGCGTCTTCATCCCGCTCGACGACTACTCCGAGATGGTGCGCCACATCGCCTACTGGACGCCGATGTACGGCGTCGCGGAGATCGCGCGCTGGCCGCTGACCCACGAGCTGCCGTGGTTCGCCGTCGTCAACGCCGTCGCCTGGTTCGCCGTCTTCGTCGCCGGCGCGGCGTGGCGGATGAGCAAGGACACGGCCCGCGTGTGA
- a CDS encoding ABC transporter ATP-binding protein, protein MTTDPMLPAVRLAGVTKDFGQVHAVRGIDLELHPGEIVAFLGPNGAGKTTTIDMVLGLTRPTSGTVEVLGMEPRKAIARGLVAAVMQTGGLLKDLTVRETVAYTASLFTDTRPVDEVLEKAGIAGISSRKVGKCSGGEQQRLRFAMALLSDPALLLLDEPTTGMDVEGRRTFWSAIRADLDTGRTVLFATHYLEEADQYADRIVLVSRGKVVADGSGPEIRALASGRTLRAHLPGADPATVERIAALGGVEGVETRGETLIVRAKDSDAVARHLLTETTARDLEITAAGIEEAFLSLTGDNR, encoded by the coding sequence ATGACGACAGATCCGATGCTTCCGGCCGTCCGGCTGGCCGGGGTGACCAAGGACTTCGGGCAGGTCCACGCGGTGCGCGGGATCGACCTGGAGCTCCATCCCGGCGAGATCGTGGCCTTCCTCGGCCCGAACGGCGCCGGCAAGACCACGACGATCGACATGGTCCTCGGCCTCACCCGGCCGACCAGCGGCACCGTCGAGGTGCTCGGCATGGAGCCGCGCAAGGCCATCGCCCGCGGCCTCGTGGCCGCGGTGATGCAGACCGGCGGCCTGCTCAAGGACCTCACCGTGCGCGAGACGGTCGCCTACACGGCCAGCCTGTTCACCGACACCCGCCCGGTGGACGAGGTGCTGGAGAAGGCCGGGATCGCCGGCATCTCCTCTCGCAAGGTCGGCAAGTGCTCGGGCGGCGAGCAGCAGCGGCTCCGGTTCGCGATGGCGCTGCTCTCCGACCCCGCGCTGCTGCTGCTCGACGAGCCGACCACCGGGATGGACGTCGAGGGGCGTCGTACCTTCTGGTCGGCGATCAGGGCCGACCTCGACACCGGCCGCACGGTGCTCTTCGCGACGCACTACCTCGAGGAGGCCGACCAGTACGCCGACCGGATCGTCCTCGTGAGCAGGGGCAAGGTCGTCGCCGACGGCTCCGGCCCCGAGATCCGCGCGCTGGCGAGCGGACGCACGCTGCGCGCCCACCTGCCCGGCGCCGACCCGGCCACCGTCGAGCGGATCGCCGCCCTCGGCGGCGTCGAGGGCGTGGAGACCCGCGGCGAGACCCTGATCGTGCGGGCCAAGGACAGCGACGCCGTCGCCCGCCATCTGCTCACCGAGACCACCGCCCGCGACCTGGAGATCACGGCCGCGGGCATCGAAGAGGCGTTCCTCAGCCTGACGGGAGACAACCGATGA
- a CDS encoding DUF1330 domain-containing protein: MPAYWISNYREVLDADKLAAYAALAGPALIEAGGTFLARGIPEKVYEAGLEQRCVLIEFESVEAALAAHDSPEYQKALEALDDGAVRDLRIVPGV; this comes from the coding sequence ATGCCTGCCTACTGGATCAGCAACTACCGGGAAGTCCTCGACGCGGACAAGCTGGCCGCCTACGCCGCGCTCGCCGGACCGGCGCTCATCGAGGCCGGGGGCACCTTCCTCGCGCGCGGGATCCCGGAGAAGGTCTACGAGGCCGGCCTCGAGCAGCGCTGCGTGCTGATCGAGTTCGAGAGCGTCGAGGCGGCGCTGGCGGCCCACGACTCGCCGGAGTACCAGAAAGCGCTGGAGGCACTCGACGACGGCGCGGTGCGCGACCTGCGGATCGTGCCCGGGGTCTGA
- a CDS encoding MBL fold metallo-hydrolase, with protein MRARLGRPDLARYADRFDVPEAEGAFATTFLGVSTVLVDDGETALLTDGYFSRPSMGRVLLGRLAPDDARIDAALRRAGIDQLAVVAPVHTHFDHALDSPAVVRRTGAVLAGGSSAAHIGRGSGLPEDRILEVVPGEPHSFGSFTLTWLESEHCPPDRYPGTIDAPVVPPTRAGAYRCGEAWSILVEHTSGRTALIQGSAGFRAGALSGRKADVVYLGVGQLGVQDRDYLRTYWAETVEATGASEVVLLHWDDFFRPLHLPLRALPYAGDDLDVTMEVLTDLARRQRVGLHLPTLWRREDPWAISPR; from the coding sequence GTGCGCGCCCGCCTCGGTCGCCCTGACCTCGCGCGGTACGCCGACCGGTTCGACGTCCCCGAGGCCGAGGGCGCCTTCGCGACCACCTTCCTGGGCGTCTCGACGGTGCTGGTCGACGACGGGGAGACGGCGCTGCTCACCGACGGCTACTTCTCGCGGCCGTCGATGGGCCGGGTGCTGCTCGGCCGGCTCGCACCCGACGACGCCCGCATCGACGCCGCGTTGCGCCGGGCCGGGATCGACCAGCTGGCCGTGGTGGCGCCGGTGCACACGCACTTCGACCACGCGCTCGACTCCCCCGCCGTCGTACGACGGACCGGCGCCGTGCTCGCCGGCGGATCCTCGGCAGCCCACATCGGCCGTGGCTCCGGGCTGCCCGAGGACCGCATCCTCGAGGTGGTGCCCGGTGAGCCCCACAGCTTCGGCTCCTTCACGCTGACCTGGCTGGAGTCGGAGCACTGCCCGCCGGACCGCTACCCGGGCACGATCGACGCACCGGTGGTGCCGCCGACGCGGGCCGGCGCCTACCGGTGCGGCGAGGCCTGGTCGATCCTCGTGGAGCACACGAGCGGCCGCACCGCACTGATCCAGGGCAGCGCCGGCTTCCGCGCCGGGGCACTGTCCGGCCGGAAGGCCGACGTGGTCTACCTCGGGGTCGGGCAGCTCGGCGTGCAGGACCGCGACTACCTGCGCACCTACTGGGCCGAGACGGTCGAGGCGACCGGGGCCAGCGAGGTGGTGCTGCTGCACTGGGACGACTTCTTCCGGCCGCTGCACCTGCCGCTGCGGGCACTGCCCTACGCCGGTGACGACCTCGACGTGACGATGGAGGTCCTCACCGACCTGGCGCGACGCCAGCGGGTCGGCCTCCACCTCCCGACGCTGTGGCGTCGGGAGGACCCGTGGGCGATCAGTCCTCGGTGA
- a CDS encoding hemolysin family protein: MIAGSLWPLVAAAVLVVLAGLFAAADAALAGFSRARAQELLQEGRGGARRLVVVLEDAPRHLNTALLLQLLCEIAAIVVVTLHIDERVDASWLTRAGLAIGVMLVVSFVVIGVAPRTVGRQHAETVAIWSAWPLSALTTVLGPVPRLLILVGNAITPGKGFREGPFSTETELRELVDIAEASELIEADERKMIHSVFELGDTTVREVMVPRGDVVYIEAHKNLRQTKSLFLRSGFSRMPVIGENLDDVRGFAYLKDVVRRDFEDPDVELTQPVEEIMRPVHWVPESKPVDDLLREMQARRQHVAIVVDEYGGTAGLITIEDLLEEIVGEITDEFDEAEVEVEHLEGAEGPVRVSSRYPVDDLDEIFGFDIEEEDVDSVGGLLAKHLGRVPIPGSVVEAHGLRFEAEQAAGRRNKIGTVLISRVVEGDRLTED; encoded by the coding sequence ATGATCGCCGGCAGTCTCTGGCCGCTCGTCGCAGCGGCCGTCCTCGTGGTCCTCGCCGGACTCTTCGCCGCGGCCGACGCGGCCCTCGCCGGGTTCTCGCGCGCCCGCGCGCAGGAGCTGCTGCAGGAGGGGCGCGGTGGTGCGCGGCGCCTGGTCGTCGTACTCGAGGACGCGCCGCGACACCTCAACACCGCCCTGCTCCTGCAGCTGCTGTGCGAGATCGCGGCCATCGTCGTGGTCACCCTGCACATCGACGAGCGCGTCGACGCGTCCTGGCTGACGCGCGCCGGGCTCGCGATCGGCGTCATGCTCGTCGTCTCCTTCGTCGTCATCGGTGTCGCGCCGCGCACCGTGGGGCGCCAGCACGCCGAGACGGTCGCGATCTGGTCGGCCTGGCCGCTCTCCGCGCTGACCACGGTCCTCGGCCCGGTCCCGCGCCTGCTGATCCTCGTCGGCAACGCGATCACGCCCGGCAAGGGCTTCCGCGAGGGCCCGTTCTCCACCGAGACCGAGCTGCGGGAGCTGGTCGACATCGCCGAGGCCTCGGAGCTGATCGAGGCCGACGAGCGGAAGATGATCCACTCCGTCTTCGAGCTCGGCGACACGACCGTGCGCGAGGTGATGGTGCCGCGCGGCGACGTCGTCTACATCGAGGCGCACAAGAACCTCCGCCAGACCAAGTCGCTCTTCCTGCGCTCGGGCTTCTCGCGGATGCCGGTCATCGGGGAGAACCTCGACGACGTCCGCGGCTTCGCCTATCTCAAGGACGTCGTCCGCCGCGACTTCGAGGACCCCGACGTCGAGCTCACCCAACCGGTTGAGGAGATCATGCGCCCGGTGCACTGGGTGCCCGAGTCGAAGCCGGTCGACGACCTGCTCCGCGAGATGCAGGCGCGCCGCCAGCACGTCGCCATCGTCGTCGACGAGTACGGCGGGACGGCCGGCCTGATCACGATCGAGGACCTGCTCGAGGAGATCGTCGGCGAGATCACCGACGAGTTCGACGAGGCCGAGGTCGAGGTCGAGCACCTCGAGGGTGCCGAGGGGCCGGTGCGCGTCTCCTCGCGCTACCCGGTCGACGACCTCGACGAGATCTTCGGCTTCGACATCGAGGAGGAGGACGTCGACTCGGTCGGCGGTCTGCTCGCCAAGCACCTGGGCCGGGTGCCGATCCCGGGCTCCGTCGTCGAGGCCCACGGCCTGCGCTTCGAGGCCGAGCAGGCCGCCGGCCGGCGCAACAAGATCGGCACCGTGCTGATCTCGCGGGTGGTCGAGGGCGACCGGCTCACCGAGGACTGA
- the ybeY gene encoding rRNA maturation RNase YbeY codes for MSIEILDESGSGFDVKHFSRLARFVMDQMRVHPLAELCITAVDEATIAELNGKWMEKEGPTDVLAFPMDELRPGKVNEEPEEGVLGDLVLCVSVAEKQGAEAGHGTLAELELLTTHGILHLLGYDHAEPEEHKVMFGLQDQLLAQWRAHLAAS; via the coding sequence GTGAGCATCGAGATCCTCGACGAGTCCGGCTCCGGGTTCGACGTGAAGCACTTCTCGCGGCTCGCCCGCTTCGTGATGGACCAGATGCGGGTGCACCCGCTCGCCGAGCTGTGCATCACGGCCGTCGACGAGGCCACCATCGCCGAGCTCAACGGCAAGTGGATGGAGAAGGAGGGGCCGACCGACGTGCTCGCCTTCCCCATGGACGAGCTGCGTCCCGGCAAGGTCAACGAGGAGCCCGAGGAGGGCGTCCTCGGCGACCTGGTCCTGTGCGTGTCCGTCGCCGAGAAGCAGGGGGCCGAGGCCGGCCACGGCACGCTCGCCGAGCTCGAGCTGCTCACGACCCACGGCATCCTCCACCTGCTGGGCTACGACCACGCGGAGCCCGAGGAGCACAAGGTGATGTTCGGGCTGCAGGACCAGCTGCTCGCCCAGTGGCGCGCCCACCTGGCCGCCTCCTGA
- a CDS encoding PhoH family protein, with the protein MTDSTPTPITATRHTVVVPNSIDMVTLFGPGDEHLGIIEKQFGVQVHVRGNRVTLSGDPHELELAEKLIEELVAILRTGQGITPEVVERVEAMLRAQTSTSERPADVLSVNILSNRGRSIRPKTLNQKRYVETIDNHTITFGIGPAGTGKTYLAMAKAVQALQAKQVTRIILTRPAVEAGERLGYLPGTLSEKIDPYLRPLYDALHDMLDPESIPKLLAAGTIEVAPLAYMRGRSLNDSFIILDEAQNTTPEQMKMFLTRLGFGSKIVVTGDVTQVDLPSGTQSGLRIVEGILDGVDDLAFVRLTSHDVVRHKLVARIVAAYDEFDAKKEAQREVRQNRRFDTVTDKPAKTEQKTEPKTEQKDPTE; encoded by the coding sequence ATGACCGACTCCACCCCCACCCCGATCACCGCCACCCGGCACACCGTCGTCGTGCCGAACAGCATCGACATGGTCACGCTCTTCGGTCCCGGTGACGAGCACCTCGGCATCATCGAGAAGCAGTTCGGCGTCCAGGTCCACGTCCGCGGCAACCGGGTCACCCTCAGCGGCGACCCCCACGAGCTGGAGCTCGCGGAGAAGCTCATCGAGGAGCTCGTCGCGATCCTGCGCACCGGCCAGGGCATCACGCCCGAGGTCGTCGAGCGCGTCGAGGCGATGCTGCGCGCGCAGACGTCCACGTCCGAGCGGCCCGCCGACGTGCTCTCGGTCAACATCCTGAGCAACCGCGGCCGGTCGATCCGCCCGAAGACGCTCAACCAGAAGCGCTACGTCGAGACGATCGACAACCACACGATCACCTTCGGCATCGGCCCGGCCGGCACGGGCAAGACCTATCTCGCGATGGCCAAGGCCGTCCAGGCGCTGCAGGCCAAGCAGGTCACCCGGATCATCCTGACCCGACCGGCGGTCGAGGCCGGCGAGCGGCTCGGCTACCTGCCCGGCACGCTGAGCGAGAAGATCGACCCCTACCTGCGTCCCCTGTACGACGCCCTGCACGACATGCTCGACCCCGAGTCGATCCCCAAGCTGCTCGCCGCCGGCACGATCGAGGTCGCGCCGCTGGCCTACATGCGTGGTCGCTCGCTCAACGACTCCTTCATCATCCTCGACGAGGCGCAGAACACCACGCCCGAGCAGATGAAGATGTTCCTGACCCGGCTCGGCTTCGGCTCGAAGATCGTGGTGACCGGCGACGTCACCCAGGTCGACCTGCCGTCCGGCACGCAGTCCGGCCTGCGGATCGTCGAGGGCATCCTCGACGGCGTCGACGACCTCGCCTTCGTCCGGCTCACCAGCCACGACGTCGTCCGGCACAAGCTGGTCGCGCGGATCGTGGCGGCCTACGACGAGTTCGACGCGAAGAAGGAGGCGCAGCGGGAGGTCCGCCAGAACCGCCGCTTCGACACCGTCACCGACAAGCCCGCGAAGACCGAGCAGAAGACCGAGCCGAAGACCGAGCAGAAGGACCCCACGGAGTGA
- a CDS encoding HIT domain-containing protein has translation MSDPDCLFCKIVAGDIPAEIVHEGERTIAFRDINPQAPLHVLVIPRDHEPNAAATAAADAATFAEIPATARAVAAAEGYDDYRLVFNTGAGAQQTVFHTHCHVIAGRPLNWPPG, from the coding sequence GTGAGCGACCCGGACTGCCTGTTCTGCAAGATCGTCGCCGGCGACATCCCGGCCGAGATCGTCCACGAGGGCGAGCGCACCATCGCGTTCCGCGACATCAACCCGCAGGCGCCCCTGCACGTGCTGGTGATCCCGCGCGACCACGAGCCCAACGCCGCCGCGACGGCCGCCGCCGACGCCGCGACCTTCGCCGAGATCCCGGCCACCGCGAGGGCCGTCGCCGCCGCCGAGGGGTACGACGACTACCGGCTCGTCTTCAACACCGGCGCCGGCGCCCAGCAGACCGTCTTCCACACGCACTGCCACGTGATCGCCGGCCGGCCGCTGAACTGGCCCCCGGGCTGA
- a CDS encoding RNA polymerase sigma factor, with protein MTIHAVLGAPPLSPGSLAGATGHAMTQRASDADSAIETLYVAHWDQLVRLSVLLVRDQGQAEEVVQDAFIELHRRWARLDDPDRAPAYLRQTVVNRSRSALRHRGVVQRHLARQHRVDDAPPADEPVLADSRRRSVLEALQQLPRRQREVLALRYYLDLSEAEIAETLGISRGAVKSHASRGAASLRPLLAAHDLKDGQ; from the coding sequence GTGACGATCCATGCGGTGCTCGGCGCTCCTCCTCTCTCCCCCGGCAGCCTCGCCGGGGCGACGGGGCACGCCATGACCCAGCGCGCGAGCGACGCCGACTCCGCGATCGAGACGCTGTACGTCGCCCACTGGGACCAGCTGGTCCGGCTCTCCGTGCTGCTGGTGCGCGACCAGGGCCAGGCCGAGGAGGTCGTGCAGGACGCCTTCATCGAGCTGCACCGCCGCTGGGCCCGGCTCGACGACCCGGACCGGGCGCCCGCCTACCTGCGGCAGACCGTCGTGAACCGGTCCCGGTCCGCGCTGCGCCACCGCGGCGTCGTCCAGCGGCACCTGGCCCGGCAGCACCGGGTCGACGACGCACCTCCCGCCGACGAGCCGGTGCTCGCCGACAGCCGCCGGCGCTCGGTGCTGGAGGCCCTGCAACAGCTCCCCCGACGGCAGCGCGAGGTGCTCGCGCTGCGCTACTACCTCGACCTCTCCGAGGCGGAGATCGCCGAGACCCTCGGCATCAGCCGCGGCGCGGTGAAGAGCCACGCCTCCCGCGGTGCGGCCTCCCTGCGGCCGCTCCTCGCCGCGCACGACCTGAAGGACGGCCAGTGA
- a CDS encoding GerMN domain-containing protein, with the protein MAHERDDIDGLDGPDDLALQRLLTDAVADVEPHDRLGEIRRRTAPAPRRTRQRWTLAVLGAGVATASVVGAVALAGNLGLPGGDDQSAAGSQPALVGTYFVGETTDGTWLYREFQVVDAGPATDRALAALRRLEVDAGPEDPDYTTLWPDGSFTSVAVVDDGIRVELGSRIRAVPAGLALQQAVQTVQGVLQQTTPVTFATPDGPLAGATSVRRDGSVVAPVNISDPVEGLETSGTLVVRGRASAARTGPKRVAWELRDATDEVVRAGDVDVTEAAWTMTLDLSDLAPGRYVIAAFGADVATATDTRTFVVH; encoded by the coding sequence ATGGCACACGAACGCGATGACATCGACGGCCTCGACGGCCCCGACGACCTGGCCCTGCAGCGGTTGCTCACCGACGCCGTGGCCGACGTCGAGCCGCACGACCGGCTCGGCGAGATCCGGCGTCGGACCGCCCCCGCACCGCGGCGGACCCGCCAGCGGTGGACGCTCGCCGTCCTCGGCGCCGGGGTGGCCACCGCGTCCGTGGTCGGCGCGGTCGCGCTGGCCGGCAACCTCGGGCTGCCCGGCGGCGACGACCAGAGCGCCGCCGGATCGCAGCCCGCACTCGTCGGCACCTACTTCGTCGGCGAGACCACGGACGGGACGTGGCTCTACCGGGAGTTCCAGGTGGTGGACGCCGGGCCGGCCACCGACCGCGCGCTCGCGGCCCTGCGACGGCTCGAGGTCGATGCGGGCCCGGAGGACCCCGACTACACCACCCTGTGGCCCGACGGCTCCTTCACCAGCGTCGCGGTCGTCGACGACGGCATCCGCGTCGAGCTCGGGAGCCGGATCCGTGCCGTCCCGGCCGGGCTCGCCCTCCAGCAGGCGGTGCAGACGGTGCAGGGCGTGCTGCAGCAGACCACGCCCGTGACCTTCGCGACGCCCGACGGCCCGCTCGCCGGTGCGACGTCGGTGCGGCGGGACGGCTCCGTCGTCGCACCGGTCAACATCAGCGACCCCGTCGAGGGGCTCGAGACCAGCGGCACCCTGGTGGTCCGCGGCCGCGCATCCGCCGCCCGGACCGGCCCGAAGCGGGTCGCGTGGGAGCTCCGCGACGCCACCGACGAGGTCGTCCGGGCCGGCGACGTCGACGTCACCGAGGCCGCCTGGACGATGACCCTCGACCTCAGTGACCTCGCGCCCGGGCGCTATGTCATCGCCGCCTTCGGCGCCGATGTGGCCACCGCGACCGACACGCGGACCTTCGTCGTCCACTGA
- a CDS encoding Gmad2 immunoglobulin-like domain-containing protein encodes MSTPLRRTATAVVAATLSLGLLAACGDDDPAPTAGDPTTATSDASDPTDGSDGSDATDTPSGSATATDSPAPKVIPVYYVGDTPGGDRLFREFTQSAGVDPLVAAAAAVTAGDPVDPDYRTSWPSGRFASVEEAGGAIVVEVEDEDWLGRGDLDRAQARLAVQQLVYTLQGAVGDRLPVKVEYDGKPAPTLLGVPVGAGLKAAPQLDVLALVNITEPAEGTVVSGTITATGRASSFEATVPWSIEDSTGKEVLEGFATAEGWTDKLYPWETQIDLSDLAPGAYTLIARTDDPSNGEGGGPTEDTKRITIE; translated from the coding sequence ATGAGCACCCCCCTTCGTCGTACCGCCACCGCCGTGGTGGCCGCGACGCTCAGCCTCGGGCTCCTCGCCGCGTGCGGCGACGACGACCCCGCCCCCACCGCCGGTGACCCGACGACCGCGACCAGTGACGCGTCGGACCCGACCGATGGCAGCGACGGCAGCGACGCCACCGACACCCCGTCGGGCAGCGCGACCGCGACCGACTCCCCCGCCCCGAAGGTGATCCCGGTCTACTACGTGGGCGACACCCCGGGCGGCGACCGGCTGTTCCGCGAGTTCACCCAGTCCGCAGGGGTCGACCCGCTCGTGGCGGCCGCGGCGGCGGTCACTGCCGGCGACCCGGTCGACCCCGACTACCGGACCTCGTGGCCCAGTGGTCGCTTCGCCTCGGTCGAGGAGGCCGGCGGCGCGATCGTGGTCGAGGTCGAGGACGAGGACTGGCTCGGACGCGGCGACCTCGACCGGGCCCAGGCCCGGCTGGCCGTCCAGCAGCTCGTCTACACCCTGCAGGGCGCGGTCGGCGACCGCCTCCCCGTCAAGGTCGAGTACGACGGAAAGCCCGCCCCGACCCTGCTCGGCGTCCCCGTCGGAGCCGGCCTGAAGGCCGCCCCGCAGCTCGACGTGCTGGCGCTCGTCAACATCACCGAGCCCGCCGAGGGGACGGTCGTCAGCGGCACGATCACCGCGACCGGCCGGGCCAGCTCGTTCGAGGCGACGGTCCCGTGGTCGATCGAGGACAGCACCGGCAAGGAGGTCCTCGAGGGCTTCGCCACGGCCGAGGGCTGGACCGACAAGCTCTACCCCTGGGAGACGCAGATCGACCTGAGCGACCTCGCCCCCGGCGCGTACACCCTCATCGCGCGGACCGACGACCCCTCCAACGGAGAGGGCGGCGGACCGACCGAGGACACGAAGCGGATCACGATCGAGTGA